One Camelina sativa cultivar DH55 chromosome 3, Cs, whole genome shotgun sequence genomic window carries:
- the LOC104766099 gene encoding DNA polymerase epsilon subunit 4 yields the protein MVSSKKPKEKKAKSDAVNKTGGRSTRSSGSRTKKASNKVNIVKKEPEIHEISDSSSSDSVEEEAIRSDAPKKKSNGAVSKGRNGKRGEVIPTKTSKNREEDDGGVEDAKMFRFPMNRIRRIMRSDNSAPQIMQDAVFLVNKATEMFIERFSEEAYESSVQDKKKFIHYKHLSSVVSNDERYEFLAEYVPEKLKAEVALEEWEKGMTDAG from the exons atggTGTCGTCGAAGAAACCCAAGGAGAAGAAGGCGAAGAGCGATGCCGTCAATAAAACTGGTGGTCGGAGTACACGCAGCTCCGGTTCCAGAACGAAGAAGGCATCGAATAAGGTTAACATTGTGAAAAAGGAGCCGGAGATTCACGAGATCTCGGACTCTTCGAGCAGTGATTctgtggaagaagaagcaatcagAAGTGATGCGCCGAAGAAGAAAAGTAATGGCGCCGTGAGCAAAGGCCGTAACGGAAAGAGAGGAGAAGTAATTCCGACGAAGACGAGTAAAAATCGAGAGGAGGACGACGGAGGTGTGGAAGATGCAAAGATGTTTAGGTTTCCGATGAATCGGATTCGACGGATCATGAGAAGCGACAATTCTGCTCCTCAGATTATGCAGGATGCTGTATTTCTTGTCAACAAAGCCACG GAAATGTTCATTGAGCGGTTTTCCGAAGAAGCATATGAAAGTTCTGTCCAGGACAAAAAGAAATTTATCCACTACAAACACCTCT CATCCGTAGTGAGTAACGACGAGAGATACGAGTTCCTTGCGG AGTATGTTCCTGAGAAACTAAAAGCAGAGGTCGCCTTGGAGGAATGGGAAAAAGGCATGACAGATGCAGGCTGA
- the LOC104766042 gene encoding elongation factor 1-alpha 1: MGKEKFHINIVVIGHVDSGKSTTTGHLIYKLGGIDKRVIERFEKEAAEMNKRSFKYAWVLDKLKAERERGITIDIALWKFETTKYYCTVIDAPGHRDFIKNMITGTSQADCAVLIIDSTTGGFEAGISKDGQTREHALLAFTLGVKQMICCCNKMDATTPKYSKARYDEIIKEVSSYLKKVGYNPDKIPFVPISGFEGDNMIERSTNLDWYKGPTLLEALDQINEPKRPSDKPLRLPLQDVYKIGGIGTVPVGRVETGLIKPGMVVTFAPTGLTTEVKSVEMHHESLLEALPGDNVGFNVKNVAVKDLKRGYVASNSKDDPAKGAANFTSQVIIMNHPGQIGNGYAPVLDCHTSHIAVKFSEILTKIDRRSGKEIEKEPKFLKNGDAGMVKMTPTKPMVVETFSEYPPLGRFAVRDMRQTVAVGVIKSVDKKDPTGAKVTKAAVKKGAK, translated from the exons ATGGGTAAAGAGAAGTTTCACATCAACATTGTGGTCATTGGCCACGTCGATTCTGGTAAATCCACCACTACTGGTCACTTGATCTACAAGTTGGGTGGTATTGACAAGCGTGTCATTGAGAGGTTCGAGAAGGAGGCTGCTGAGATGAACAAGCGTTCCTTCAAGTACGCATGGGTCTTGGACAAACTTAAGGCCGAGAGAGAGCGTGGTATCACCATTGACATTGCCCTGTGGAAGTTCGAGACCACCAAGTACTACTGCACAGTCATTGATGCTCCTGGTCACCGTGATTTCATCAAGAACATGATTACTGGTACCTCCCAGGCTGATTGTGCTGTCCTTATCATTGACTCCACCACTGGAGGTTTTGAGGCTGGTATCTCCAAGGATGGTCAGACCCGTGAGCACGCTCTCCTTGCTTTCACCCTTGGTGTCAAGCAGATGATCTGCTGTTGTAACAAG ATGGATGCCACAACCCCCAAGTACTCCAAGGCTAGGTACGATGAAATCATCAAGGAGGTGTCTTCCTACTTGAAGAAGGTTGGGTACAACCCTGACAAAATCCCGTTTGTGCCCATCTCTGGATTCGAGGGTGACAACATGATTGAGAGGTCCACCAACCTTGACTGGTACAAGGGACCAACTCTCCTTGAGGCTCTTGACCAGATCAACGAGCCCAAGAGGCCATCAGACAAGCCCCTTCGTCTCCCACTTCAGGATGTCTACAAGATTGGTGGTATTGGAACGGTGCCAGTGGGACGTGTTGAGACTGGTTTGATCAAGCCCGGTATGGTTGTGACCTTTGCCCCCACAGGGTTGACCACTGAGGTCAAGTCTGTTGAGATGCACCACGAGTCTCTTCTTGAGGCGCTTCCCGGTGACAATGTTGGGTTCAATGTTAAGAATGTTGCTGTGAAGGATCTTAAGAGAGGGTATGTCGCCTCCAACTCCAAGGATGACCCTGCCAAGGGAGCTGCCAACTTCACCTCCCAGGTTATCATCATGAACCACCCTGGTCAGATTGGAAACGGTTACGCCCCAGTCCTCGATTGCCACACCTCTCACATTGCAGTCAAGTTCTCTGAGATTTTGACCAAGATTGACAGGCGTTCTGGCAAGGAGATTGAGAAGGAGCCCAAGTTTTTGAAGAATGGTGATGCCGGTATGGTGAAGATGACTCCTACCAAGCCTATGGTGGTTGAGACTTTCTCCGAGTACCCTCCTTTGGGACGTTTTGCTGTGAGGGACATGAGGCAGACTGTTGCAGTCGGTGTCATCAAGAGTGTTGACAAGAAGGACCCAACTGGAGCCAAGGTTACCAAGGCCGCAGTGAAGAAGGGTGCGAAGTGA
- the LOC104766073 gene encoding protein disulfide-isomerase 5-1, whose protein sequence is MTLGVRLVAPLIILLLFIPIDFIKAEVITLTPETFSDKVKEKDTAWFVKFCVPWCKHCKKLGNLWEELGKAMEGDAEIEIGEVDCGISRSVCTKVEIHSYPTFKLFYNGEEVTKYQGKRDVESLRAFVVEETEKAAEKAQLEDKEL, encoded by the exons ATGACGCTTGGTGTTCGGCTTGTTGCTCCCTTGAttatacttcttctttttattccgATTGACTTTATTAAAGCAGAAGTCATTACACTAACCCCAGAAACTTTTTCTGACAAG GTGAAGGAGAAAGATACTGCATGGTTTGTAAAATTCTGTGTTCCTTGGTGTAAGCACTG CAAGAAATTGGGGAATTTGTGGGAAGAATTGGGAAAAGCAATGGAAGGAGACGCTGAGATTGAGATTGGTGAAGTAGATTGTGGTATTAGCAGATCTGTTTGCACCAAAGTTGAGATTCACTCATATCCAACATTTAAGCTATTTTACAATGGAGAGGAAGTTACAAAATACCAAG GTAAAAGAGATGTTGAATCGCTCAGGGCGTTTGTTGTAGAGGAAACGGAAAAGGCAGCAGAAAAAGCACAGCTTGAAGACAAGGAACTGTGA
- the LOC104766053 gene encoding elongation factor 1-alpha 1: protein MGKEKFHINIVVIGHVDSGKSTTTGHLIYKLGGIDKRVIERFEKEAAEMNKRSFKYAWVLDKLKAERERGITIDIALWKFETTKYYCTVIDAPGHRDFIKNMITGTSQADCAVLIIDSTTGGFEAGISKDGQTREHALLAFTLGVKQMICCCNKMDATTPKYSKARYDEIIKEVSSYLKKVGYNPDKIPFVPISGFEGDNMIERSTNLDWYKGPTLLEALDQINEPKRPSDKPLRLPLQDVYKIGGIGTVPVGRVETGLIKPGMVVTFAPTGLTTEVKSVEMHHESLLEALPGDNVGFNVKNVAVKDLKRGYVASNSKDDPAKGAANFTSQVIIMNHPGQIGNGYAPVLDCHTSHIAVKFSEILTKIDRRSGKEIEKEPKFLKNGDAGMVKMTPTKPMVVETFSEYPPLGRFAVRDMRQTVAVGVIKSVDKKDPTGAKVTKAAVKKGAK from the exons ATGGGTAAAGAAAAGTTTCACATCAACATCGTGGTCATTGGCCACGTCGATTCTGGTAAATCCACCACTACTGGTCACTTGATCTACAAGTTGGGTGGTATTGACAAGCGTGTCATTGAGAGGTTCGAGAAGGAGGCTGCTGAGATGAACAAGCGTTCCTTCAAGTACGCATGGGTCTTGGACAAACTTAAGGCCGAGAGAGAGCGTGGTATCACCATTGACATTGCCCTGTGGAAGTTCGAGACCACCAAGTACTACTGCACAGTCATTGATGCTCCTGGTCACCGTGATTTCATCAAGAACATGATTACTGGTACCTCCCAGGCTGATTGTGCTGTCCTTATCATTGACTCCACCACTGGAGGTTTTGAGGCTGGTATCTCCAAGGATGGTCAGACCCGTGAGCACGCTCTCCTTGCTTTCACCCTTGGTGTCAAGCAGATGATCTGCTGTTGTAACAAG ATGGATGCCACAACCCCCAAGTACTCCAAGGCTAGGTACGATGAAATCATCAAGGAGGTGTCTTCCTACTTGAAGAAGGTTGGGTACAACCCTGACAAAATCCCGTTTGTGCCCATCTCTGGATTCGAGGGTGACAACATGATTGAGAGGTCCACCAACCTTGACTGGTACAAGGGACCAACTCTCCTTGAGGCTCTTGACCAGATCAACGAGCCCAAGAGGCCATCAGACAAGCCCCTTCGTCTCCCACTTCAGGATGTCTACAAGATTGGTGGTATTGGAACGGTGCCAGTGGGACGTGTTGAGACTGGTTTGATCAAGCCCGGTATGGTTGTGACCTTTGCCCCCACAGGGTTGACCACTGAGGTCAAGTCTGTTGAGATGCACCACGAGTCTCTTCTTGAGGCGCTTCCCGGTGACAATGTTGGGTTCAATGTTAAGAATGTTGCTGTGAAGGATCTTAAGAGAGGGTATGTCGCCTCCAACTCCAAGGATGACCCTGCCAAGGGAGCTGCCAACTTCACCTCCCAGGTTATCATCATGAACCACCCTGGTCAGATTGGAAACGGTTACGCCCCAGTCCTCGATTGCCACACCTCTCACATTGCAGTCAAGTTCTCTGAGATTTTGACCAAGATTGACAGGCGTTCTGGTAAGGAGATTGAGAAGGAGCCCAAGTTTTTGAAGAATGGTGATGCCGGTATGGTGAAGATGACTCCTACCAAGCCTATGGTGGTTGAGACTTTCTCCGAGTACCCTCCTTTGGGACGTTTTGCTGTGAGGGACATGAGGCAGACTGTTGCAGTCGGTGTCATCAAGAGTGTTGACAAGAAGGACCCAACTGGAGCCAAGGTTACCAAGGCCGCAGTGAAGAAGGGTGCGAAGTGA
- the LOC104766108 gene encoding uncharacterized protein LOC104766108, which yields MAIVEEPILSRLDRIDFMVRKLEEMKGSSPRSSSPSTPSSGTQPSSVDFSSPRSIGKVQCRSMEQVMEETERKGTLLERLNNVEEQVLKLCSQFEEEIEEERKRSDEKTEKKTPKKKKGLRKLVDKVVGSSSPTTTHSKSWRC from the coding sequence ATGGCTATTGTGGAAGAACCAATCCTTTCAAGATTGGATCGTATTGACTTCATGGTGAGGAAGCTAGAGGAGATGAAAGGAAGCTCGCCGAGAAGCTCGAGCCCATCAACTCCATCTAGTGGGACTCAGCCATCGTCAGTGGACTTTTCGTCACCAAGGAGCATAGGGAAGGTACAGTGCCGTTCGATGGAGCAAGTCATGGAGGAGACTGAGCGGAAAGGAACATTGCTGGAGAGACTTAACAATGTAGAGGAGCAAGTTCTTAAGCTGTGTTCGCAGTTtgaggaagagattgaagaagagaggaagagatcaGACGAGAAGACCGAGAAGAAAacaccgaagaagaagaagggattaAGAAAGCTGGTTGATAAAGTTGTTGGATCTTCTTCTCCGACTACTACCCATTCCAAGAGTTGGCGTTGTTGA
- the LOC104766090 gene encoding uncharacterized protein LOC104766090, with amino-acid sequence MDSDARRNTQGSSPSPKPSKFSVYRNPALAAASTANSLRPSKSVLFFMFLLSTASAFSLISSFVAGEKWLTNALTFGKLSQEAAYVTVKAWQGLVTLFCIGAVLALSKGISLHRAKFAARAETKSSSKETKDHFSLSNRQLELLGIKKKADQSVSEFPKSRPAVKPSESLEPLVPIHHQTLTGSAHKSSGGGNQMSPFSTPSKQMGSPSLYLVPSSSPVSSNRASSGQDKAVPSPWSGRRSSAKEIATEDQLEQLLAEIDMKITESAGKMLTPPPTVGSFAMASPSTVGGSTGASGTTRSTPLRPVRMSPGAQKFTTPPKKGEGDFPNPMSLEAAIEGFGHLGVYPQIEDWRDRLRQWCSSVLLKPLLNKVETSHIQVMQTASKLGLNVTVSQVGSDLPTNGTATTALPVDRTKGWQPSYSLDEDAILHQLRANLVQAIDASMQKLRTETQQFQQQQQQQQAALIPVMQECVDAITEHQRLQGLMKGEWVKGLLPRSSIPADYTVQRIRELAEGTCVKNYEYNGRADTRERNKKWSLEPPTDSHLLLYLFCAFLEHPKWMLHLDPSSYTGTQASKNPLFIGALPPKERFPEKYIAVVSGVPSTLHPGACVLAVDKQSPPTFALYWDKKVQFTLQGRTALWDSMLLICHRIKVGYGGVVRGMSLGSSALNILQVVDSEIDD; translated from the exons ATGGATTCTGATGCGAGGAGGAACACTCAGGGTTCTTCCCCTTCTCCGAAGCCATCCAAGTTCTCTGTGTACCGGAACCCTGCTCTCGCCGCCGCTTCTACCGCCAATAGCCTCCGTCCCTCGAAATCCGTCCTTTTCTTCATGTTCTTGCTCTCCACCGCTTCCGCTTTCTCTCTAATCTCCTCCTTCGTGGCCGG GGAGAAATGGTTGACCAATGCTTTAACATTTGGAAAATTATCCCAAGAGGCAGCTT ATGTCACTGTGAAGGCCTGGCAGGGGCTGGTGACTTTGTTTTGTATTGGAGCGGTGTTGGCTTTGTCCAAAGGCATATCTCTGCACAGAGCAAAGTTTGCTGCTCGAGCAGAAACTAAATCTTCCTCTAAAGAAACCAAAGATCACTTTTCTCTATCTAATCGTCAGCTTGAACTTCTTGGGATAAAGAAAAAAGCTGACCAGAGTGTATCAGAATTTCCAAAGAGTCGTCCCGCAGTGAAACCTTCAGAGTCATTGGAGCCGCTTGTACCAATACATCATCAAACTCTGACTGGGTCAGCGCATAAGTCTTCTGGTGGTGGGAACCAGATGAGTCCATTTAGCACTCCCTCCAAGCAAATGGGTTCACCGTCTTTGTATCTCGTCCCTTCTAGCTCACCAGTTTCTTCTAACCGTGCTTCGTCTGGTCAGGATAAAGCTGTTCCTAGTCCTTGGTCTGGTAGACGGAGTTCTGCAAAAGAAATAGCTACAGAGGATcagcttgagcagcttttggcAGAAATAGATATGAAAATCACTGAGTCCGCTGGGAAGATGCTGACGCCCCCACCAACAGTTGGGAGTTTTGCCATGGCTAGTCCAAGTACAGTTGGTGGTTCAACTGGTGCCTCTGGGACTACTAGGAGTACACCACTAAGACCTGTCAGGATGTCTCCTGGGGCTCAGAAATTTACGACTCCCCCAAAGAAAGGAGAGGGTGATTTCCCCAACCCAATGTCCTTAGAAGCGGCTATCGAAGGTTTTGGGCACCTAGGTGTCTACCCTCAGATAGAAGACTGGCGTGACCGACTAAGGCAATGGTGTTCCTCAGTTTTGCTCAAACCTCTGCTCAACAAGGTTGAAACCAGTCATATACAG GTAATGCAAACAGCATCAAAGCTAGGTCTTAATGTCACAGTAAGTCAAGTTGGAAGTGATTTGCCAACAAATGGAACAGCTACGACAGCTTTACCAGTTGATCGAACAAAGGGATGGCAGCCATCTTACTCTCTTGATGAAGATGCTATTCTTCATCAGTTACGTGCTAACCTTGTACAGGCTATCGATGCTTCCATGC AAAAGCTGCGTACAGAGACCCAGCAGttccagcaacaacaacagcaacagcaagCAGCACTAATCCCCGTCATGCAGGAATGCGTTGATGCTATAACTGAACATCAGAGGCTTCAGGGCTTAATGAAAGGAGAGTGGGTCAAGGGCCTACTTCCGCGCAGCAGCATTCCAGCAGATTACACAGTGCAAAGAATCCGGG AGCTCGCGGAAGGAACTTGTGTAAAGAACTATGAATACAATGGAAGGGCAGATACACGtgagagaaacaagaaatggAGCCTGGAGCCTCCAACCGATTCTCATCTGCTTCTGTACTTGTTCTGTGCCTTCTTGGAACATCCAAAATGGATGTTACATCTGGACCCCAGCTCTTATACCGGGACTCAGGCGAGCAAGAACCCGTTATTCATAGGGGCTCTTCCCCCAAAAGAGAGATTCCCAGAGAAATACATCGCAGTGGTGTCGGGTGTACCTTCGACGCTCCATCCTGGTGCATGTGTTCTTGCTGTTGACAAGCAAAGCCCCCCAACGTTTGCCTTGTACTGGGATAAGAAAGTGCAGTTTACTCTTCAG GGAAGAACAGCGCTATGGGACTCTATGTTACTGATATGCCACAGAATCAAGGTGGGATACGGAGGTGTTGTTCGCGGGATGAGTCTTGGTTCTTCAGCCCTTAACATCCTCCAAGTTGTTGATTCAGAAATTGACGATTAA
- the LOC104766062 gene encoding mediator of RNA polymerase II transcription subunit 22b-like, with translation MMNKGGGSGGGIAGSGGGSGPTAAAAAAALQKQKALLQRVESDITSVVDNFTQIVNVARVSDPPMKNSQESFMMEMRASRMVQAADSILKLVSELKQTAIFSGFASLNDHVEQRIAEFDQEAENTIRLLARIADDASASLKELESHYYSSAQRLDI, from the exons ATGATGAATAAAGGCGGTGGTTCTGGTGGCGGAATAGCCGGATCCGGTGGAGGAAGTGGACCAACGGCAGCTGCTGCGGCCGCGGCATTACAGAAGCAAAAGGCCTTGTTACAGAGAGTAGAATCTGACATCACATCTGTTGTGGATAACTTCACGCAAATCGTCAATGTCGCAAGG gTGAGTGATCCGCCGATGAAGAACTCGCAGGAATCATTCATGATGGAGATGCGAGCTTCTAGAATG GTTCAAGCAGCTGATTCTATTTTGAAACTAGTATCGGAACTGAAGCAAACCGCTATATTTTCTGGATTTGCATCACTAAACGATCATGTAGAACAAAGAATTGCAGAGTTTGATCAAGAGGCCGAGAATACAATTCGACTGTTGGCTAGAATAGCCGATGATGCATCTGCCAGTCTTAAAGAGCTGGAGTCACACTATTACTCTTCTGCTCAGAGATTGGATATATAG